CGGAGACATTTGATAGGAACCTAAGAGGGTTTTATGTGGACGAAAAACTGGCTAGAGAGATTCTGAGAGCGGCAAATCACTCTAATTGGTCTCATAAAGAAATCTGGATAGCTGTATATAAATTTGTAGGTGTGGCCCACTACAGAGAGATGGTAGAAAGAGGAGAAAAAGATTACACAATAAGATTGTCTGAGATTCCTTCGTGGGATAATACTTCACCGTCGCAAAAGAGTCCATCAGCCATAACTAGTGGATTGGATGAACTTACTCCTGTTGATGTTTTCTTCCATGAGAAGGATATAGAGAAAGAGCTGAGTACAGCACGATTGTCCAACGATAGCTCTATTCAAACTGCAGTCTCACCGAAAATACACAAACAGTCCCAATTTGGGGAAGAAACGGAATATAAATTCAACAGACTTCTGTACAGGGAAACTGGAATATGCTCCAGAGGAGAAACACTCTGGGAAATCACCGGTCCTGCAAACAAAAGCTACCTATTGCGAGATTTATGGCaggacgaagaagaagtacaCAAGGAGTTAGAGCTTTCCGTGAAGGCAAAGACTTCCAGAGTGCTGAGCCTGGCTGGTGTTCTCTATAGTGAGACAGTAGTATCACTAGAGAAAAACAGGGTTGATTCCACTTGGTTCAATATAAGAGACGAGCTTTCAATCCCACTGACACAGAGAAAGTTAGTAAATATCGACAACGAAGATGGCATGGTCGTCCACCAAGTCAAAAAACCGTCAATATCGCTAGAAAATGTATGCGAATATCACATGCCTAGAAATCCTATTCACTTCAGGCAATTGTTCGAATTTATGAAACCTTTGAGTCAAGCGACTGCCATTGAAGGTATTTATTACGGGTTCAGGGATGCCATAAAGGGGCATCAGGGCCTCTGTCAAAAAGCAAGCATATTGCACCGGAATATAACTCCGAGAAACATCATGTTATCGCAAGATGAAAAGACCGGATACTTATTTGGATTGAATGGCGCACTTGAATTTCAGGCGTTCAACGGAGCAAGCAAGAATTGGGAATGGGGCTATATTTGCCAAAGAGCTTTTGTTGCTATGGAATTACTACACACCAAGGTCTTTGTAGAGCACAATTTTTATCACGACCTGGAGTCCTTTTTTTGGTGCTTCCTATGGGAATCATTCCATAATGACGGACCTCAAAGACCCCGACGAGAGTGTATTGAGTTAGACTGTTGGAACACTATGAATTGTAAAGATTTACGGCGTGAAAAACTGGCGATTGCCAGCAATGAAGAGTTTTTTGAAGAGTTAACAGCTAGTAAAGTTACTAGCTTTTTCGTTCCTGCCCTCCCTTATCTTCGGAAACTGCGCAGAGTGGTCTTTATAGAGTCACCAAGTTACTATGACCCAATGCTTTACAACTGGATGATCCAGGTGTTTGATGATGCTATAAAAAGTTCCTCCAGTACTGGAACGCAGCATGTAGATCACCAGTACAGCTAGTTTGAACTAATTCAGAGTCCAATCCAATAAAAGCTTGCATGGTATTCTAAAATTCTGATGGTGCATCTATTAAATGGATGCGAATAGTTGTTTTTCCAGAAATTTGCAGTTTGTTATGTAAACAATCCAAGTCCATTTTATAAGTTCTTATCGGTCATGCATTAAGCAGGGACCTGCATGCAATATGATATTGAGAAGGGTAAGGAAGTGGAATGACGATCAAGAGCATGGGGTTGCACGACCGCTAAGCTGGTTCGGCATTTTCGAAAGCAATCTAAACTACAGTGGCGAATATCGAATTTTAAGCAATTGGGTTTCTTGTTAGTTATCAAGTGATATCAGTGCAAGAATTAACTCTGATATCGTTTTAGTCATTGTCAAAggctaaaaaaaaatggtgGCTTGCCATGTCTACAAGACGGTGGTAAACAGCTTAGCAGACGAgggtgatgaagaagctgcgTTAGTTGAATTATTACGCTCACCTGTTGATGCATTGGCAGTGGAGGTACATTCAACATTGGTTGAATTTGACGAAGTTTCATTTGTGGCTAGTCCTGATATAACAGCTGCCAATGAAGGAAGGGTTGATAGTTCTGAGAGTAACAAGCTTCCTAGCAACTGGAACAAGGGGTCCcctaatttttttggattcAGGTATCGAGTCGAGATTGGAAATGGAGCTGATGACTTGATTGATTTGACCATTACAAAATTGGGTAATTCTGTGCTTTTAGTCAGTGCATTAAGCGAAAATAGCGGTAGACAAGTGTCAGTTAAGCTGGATATAAAATCATATGTCAATCTAGCAGTGTTTAGCCGTCCTGACGGATCGGAAGTAATCCAAGACATATATATTTCTGAGACGAAAACGGATCTTCTAGGTGAGAAACTGTTGAAAGAAGTGATTGGACCATTGATTGGTACTGTAGGTATTGAAGAAAAGAGGGCCTCCGTCGGTAGTATAGGAAGCAATGACTCGAGATCCAATATTCGTGGCACGAGTATAAGTGGAACAAACTCGGGCATAGGTACGACAAGCAGAGGAACGAATCCAgaaaatcaaaaccaaTCTCAAAAGCGTTTATCgaccagtagcaccactAGTATCAGCGCAAATGACCCCACCGATGTTGTGAATAAGCTTCGTCAATCATTAATTGAAGAGgaaatcaaagaagagTCACAATCTGCTGCAGAATCCACTCCTTCAACGCCACCTCCGTTTGATCCAATTCGTGCCGGAGCTGCTGAGTACGAGTCGGGTCCTACGGCTCAGGGTTTTGACACCCCCAACACTGGGTCAGACACCGCTCAACCACCTTTAATTCCTACAGCAAATGATCCTACAGGTACCTCAGGCCCAGGTTTTGGAGGCACCCCTATTGCTTCGCGGGCAGATGAACCACCGATTCAAGTTGATGCTCCACCTGGATTTGAAGACGAGTATGAAATCAAACAGTCCATGAAACGAAGAACATCTCGCCACGACATTGCTCAACCCGGATATCCGACCCCTTATATTCCCATTGGAGGTGATGATATCTTCCCACCAGGTGGCCGAAACCCTCCTTTGGCTCCGTTTGTTGGTCCTGGTATGAACTCCCCATCTATCGGAAGTGGAGATCTTCATACGCCCAGTCTTCCTGGCTTCCCAGGTGGTAGCAATCATCAGGGAATGCATCCAACATTTGACCATCCTATTTTTCAGGGGAGACGTGGCAGTCGTCAGCCAGGAACGGATGACGATATACCTGATAGCTTAACTCGCCCCCCTGGAGCTAGATGGGATCCTACTGGCCCTCCTGGTCAAGGCGGTGGCTTCGGATTTGGCCCTAATCGGTTCATTTGATCCTGTCACTTAAAAATAGCGCTTCCCAGTTGCTTTCTTTtagtaaataaaaaataaattctGAAGTTTATTAATCGTATTATTTCGCAATAGTGTGGGAGTTATTTAGGCGTTGTAAAATGTCAAATAGAAAATATACACAGATTTATAAAGCTATTTATTTGGCATAAGAATATTCTTTTAGAGTCAACTAAGGATTATTCTCTTAGACTTTGACTCATCTTAATGGGTAGTTGACACGAAGTTCGGTGTCAGTTAGtatacattttttttggggtgTCTATATCCTGGCCGTGCACACCTGCATTTAAACCAGGGTTGCCGACGATTTGAATGCTGCAATGTCTGACTTCACCTCAGTATTCTCAAAAACACAGTATGGAGCGCACGAGCGCCAAGTTATCGGAATTTGGAGGAATTCTGACTTGAATGTGACTGGCCGATGGGTGGTGTTCATACATGGCGGGGCCTGGAGGGACCCACGTAATACTTACGAGGATGGCGAACACTTGGCCAATGGATTGCTGGATGGCCAGATTTCAAGGAGCATGGATGGTGTCGCTTCAATAGACTACAGATTATCACCGGACGTAAAGCATCCTTCTCACATAGAGGACATTCTTTTGGCTCTAAAGTTTATAACAGCTTCTTTCGAGGTATCGGAATATATTCTTGTTGGACATTCCGCAGGGGCATTTTTATCATTTCAAGTTCTAACTCAATGGCCAGCCTTGAATAATACAGCTAAAATCTCTGTGACTATTGGTGTTGAAGGTATTTATAATCTGCCCTACATGATTGAAGAGCATTCCTCCTATGAAGGATTTGTATCTGAAGCATTTGGAAACGACCCTGACGACTGGGAAAAAGCTAGCCCGATTGGTACCAGCTTTCGATGGCAGAGGTCAAAACAAGATCTTGTAGAGACTGCTGAAGTCTCATTGGTAACTTATGACGGAACAATCGTTCTTGTGCATTCCCCTGAGGATGAACTACTGGGAATCGATTTTCAGCCAAAGTTTGCCAAAAAACATCTCCAACTTGTTACAGGGAACGAAGTCACCGTATGTGAAGAACTTGCACGTGGCTCACATGACGCCGTTTATGTTAGTGACTTATTAGTCACAATTgtgaaaaaatatataggATTGCAACTACACAACTCATGTAAAACTTaagaagtttttttttaaaaagtTTTTCTTGTCAGGAGATCTTTGTTTCTAAGATCCAGGAGCATAAAGTATCGTCGCAGACTATATATGCAGGATTAAAGATAGACTGCAGATATAAACGCGTAATGTTCACGCGCGTCAGCTCTTAGATAATAGATTCAATCTTGATAATGAGTATAGGTGAGGATATAGAAGAGATAATAAGCTCATCAGCAAACGATTCTCGTGAGATATTGGACTACGTGGTCAAGGGAATAGGTTATGTGGAAACCTACAATAACAGACTGAATGACCGTAAGTAAATTGGGGTGCCAAAAGGCTTGTTCTAGGCTAACAGGGGACTAGAGTTAAAAAGTTTTGGAAATAAATTGTCGGAGACATACTTGGAGAATGAGAGATTACAGTTTGAAAACGAAAAATTAGGACTGCGATACGAGCGGGTTCTTTCGCAGAACGGGAAATTGAAGCAAGCGTTCAAGAAGCTGCAGAAGCAGACATCCTCAATTGAGAAGGACAACTTAGACTTACAGCAACTGAACAAAGAGTTGTTTGAATCTTTCAAACGACTATACGGCCAGCTAATGGATGAAGATAGTCCGGCTGTTAAGAAATGGATCGAGGGCGAATACATCACGAAACTTGAAAAGCGAAATGCTAGGTTAGAGCATAGATTGAGTAGTACGAAGTCTTCCCAATTGTCGGAGCAGAACTCA
The Sugiyamaella lignohabitans strain CBS 10342 chromosome A, complete sequence genome window above contains:
- the BNA7 gene encoding arylformamidase (Formylkynurenine formamidase; involved in the de novo biosynthesis of NAD from tryptophan via kynurenine; GO_component: GO:0005575 - cellular_component [Evidence ND]; GO_function: GO:0004061 - arylformamidase activity [Evidence IEA,IEA,IEA]; GO_function: GO:0004061 - arylformamidase activity [Evidence IDA] [PMID 18205391]; GO_function: GO:0016787 - hydrolase activity [Evidence IEA,IEA]; GO_process: GO:0034354 - 'de novo' NAD biosynthetic process from tryptophan [Evidence IEA]; GO_process: GO:0009435 - NAD biosynthetic process [Evidence IDA] [PMID 18205391]; GO_process: GO:0008152 - metabolic process [Evidence IEA]; GO_process: GO:0006569 - tryptophan catabolic process [Evidence IEA,IEA]; GO_process: GO:0019441 - tryptophan catabolic process to kynurenine [Evidence IEA,IEA]); translation: MSDFTSVFSKTQYGAHERQVIGIWRNSDLNVTGRWVVFIHGGAWRDPRNTYEDGEHLANGLLDGQISRSMDGVASIDYRLSPDVKHPSHIEDILLALKFITASFEVSEYILVGHSAGAFLSFQVLTQWPALNNTAKISVTIGVEGIYNLPYMIEEHSSYEGFVSEAFGNDPDDWEKASPIGTSFRWQRSKQDLVETAEVSLVTYDGTIVLVHSPEDELLGIDFQPKFAKKHLQLVTGNEVTVCEELARGSHDAVYVSDLLVTIVKKYIGLQLHNSCKT